The Phaeobacter gallaeciensis DSM 26640 genomic sequence ATCTGGATAAAAACGCAGGTGGACATGGTGCCCCTCAACTGTTTGGGAATGCGGTATTTGGCCGCCAAGCTGACACGCAGGCGCGGCGGAGGCAATCCCCGGCGCGGCCTCCCGTGGGGGCTGCGCGGTCGAATGGCGCAACAGTTTTGCGCCAATTGCGGCGGCAGGCTTGAGCGCCCCCCCACCCTGCCCCTATAAGCGGCGCAGGATATCAAGGACATGCCGACCATGCGTAGCGCTCAGATCACCCGCAAGACCGCCGAAACCGAGATCACTGTCGAGATCAACCTCGACGGCACCGGTGCCTATGACAACCAGACCGGCGTCGGCTTTTTCGACCATATGCTGGACCAACTGTCGCGTCATTCGCTGATCGATATGACCATCCGCGCCAAGGGGGATTATCACATTGATGATCACCACACCGTCGAGGATACCGGCATCGCGCTGGGTCAGGCTATGGTTGCGGCCCTTGGCGACAAGAAAGGCATCAACCGCTATGGCGAATGCCACCTGCCGATGGATGATGCGCAGGTGCGCTGTGCGCTGGATCTGTCGGCGCGCCCGTTCCTGATCTGGAATGTAGATCTGCCCACCCAGAAAATCGGCACTTTCGACACCGAACTGGTGCGCGAGTTCTTTCAGGCGCTGAGCACGCACGGCGGCATCACCCTGCACATTGATCAGTTGCATGGGTTCAACAGCCACCACATCGCCGAAGCGGCGTTTAAGGCCGTGGCCCGCGCCCTGCGCACGGCGGTAGAAACCGATCCGCGCAAAGGCGATGCCATCCCGTCGACCAAAGGTGCGCTCTAATATGCTGACCGCAATCATCGACTACGAATCCGGGAATCTGCACTCCGCCGAAAAAGCCTTTCAACGCATGGCGCGGGAGGTGGATGGCGGCGAGGTTGTGGTAACTTCGGATGCGGATGTCGTGGCACAGGCCGATCGGCTGGTGCTGCCGGGCGATGGCGCCTTCCCGGCCTGCGCGGAGGAGTTGCGCGGCCATCGCGGCATCTATGAGGCCATGGTGGAAGCCGTCGAACAGAACGGTCGCCCCTTTCTGGGGATCTGTGTCGGCATGCAGTTGATGGCCACCACCGGTCACGAATACCGCGACACCCCCGGCCTTGGCTGGGTTGCGGGTGACGTGGTCAAGATCACGCCCAGCGACAGCACCCTGAAGGTGCCGCATATGGGCTGGAACAATCTGGTGATCGACCATGACCACGCGATCTTTGACGGCATCACGTCCGGCGATCACACGTATTTCGTGCATTCCTATCATTTCCGGGTGACCGACCCCTCCGAACGGCTGGCGCATGTGGAGTACGGCGGCGATGTCACCGCTGTCATTGGCCGGGAGACCATAGTGGGGATGCAGTTCCATCCGGAGAAAAGCCAGGACATTGGCCTGCGGATGATCGGGAATTTCCTGACCTGGGCGCCATAACCCAAGGGTTGGCATATCATGACATCTGAAAGCCATCTGCTGCGCAGATGGCTTTTGTATTTGAGTATTTATGGAAAGATGACAGGCGCGGAGGCGATCAGGCAGCCGCCATACGCAAGGACAGCGGCGCCACGCCATAGGCTTTGCGGAAGGCACGACTGAAACCTTCGGGGCTGCTGTAGGCGTAGCGCCGGGCCACGGCATCAACCCGATCCCCGCGCGACAGATCCTGATGTGCAAGGATCAGCCGCCAGCGGCGCAGGTATCCGATTGGGGTTTCTCCTACCTCCGCAGCGAAAACTTCGGCAAAACGCGACAGGGATAGTCCGGCTATTTCGGCCAGATCGGCATTGCTCCAGATGCGGCCTGGATGATCATGCATAGCGACAATCGCCCGGCTCAGCCGTGGATCCGCCAGCCCGGCAAGCAGCCCCGGCTCGGTCGCACCATTCTGAAGCTGATTGCGCAGAAGATGCACCATCAGCACTTCGCCCAGCCGATTGATCACCGATTGTGCGCCACAGCGACCGGCCTCAGCCTCCCCCCGCATCGCACGCACCAGAGCCTGCACCTCTGGGGCATCGGAGATGTCATAATCGACCTGCGCCGGCAGAGCCGCCAGAAACGGGTTGCGGCGTCCAGACCACTCCACCCGCGCCGCCCACAGCACCGCAGCAGAGGTGCGCATCGGTGAACTCTCAGTCGTATAGTAGCGGATACGCACAGGCTCCCGCTCGGGGCCCGCAAGGGCAACAAGATTCGCCTCCCCCGGCCCTGCAGCGCGCACGCAGAGCTGGAAGCGATCCATCAATGTGGTCAAACGATCCATAAAATCGGATTTTCCATCATATTTTTCGGATTTACGTGATCATAATATGAGGAAAGATGGAAAACAAGTCACCAACACTGCTAGCTGACAAGGACCCTGCTCATGCTGATGCCACGCCAAAAGACACCTGATCTGACCCTGCCGACACTGGACCACGGCACCTTTGACCTCTCCTCAGAGGATGCGACACGGGGCACGGTGATCTGCTTTTACCGCGGATTACACTGCCCGATCTGTGCCAACTACCTGACCGAACTGGAGAAGCGGGTTGCCGATTTTGCCAGCCGCGGCGTGGCCTGTATCGCTGTCAGCAGTGATGGCGAGGAACGGACCCGCGCGATGGCCGATAAGATTGGCGCCGAGGCGCTGCGGTTCGGCTATGACCTGCCGCTGAATGTCGCGTGCCAGTGGGGGCTTTACCTGTCCACCTCGCGCGGGAAGACCTCAATCGGGATCGAGGAACCGGCGCTGTTTTCCGAACCCGGCCTGTTCATGGTGACACCTGAGCAGACGCTTTACTACGGATCGGTGCAGACCATGCCTTTCGTGCGCCCGCATTTCTCGGAACTGGTCTCGGCGCTGGATTTTGCCATCGCCAATGACTACCCCGCGCGCGGCGAATACGACGGCGACGTCTGATCAAGGGCCTCAGGCTGATGACATTGAGGCGTCTGGCCGCAGGGTGCTGTGGCCAGATGGCAACCGGGCGCAGCTTGGGAATGCGAAATCCGGGCGAGAATGGATGGACAGCGGAGACGCACACGGGCATACACCGCAAACCCAGATATCCCCAGTCTTTTGCAGGTCGCCGCCCGGTGCAGATCCGTCTCGAAAAATTCGACTATATTGAAGGTCAGCACCGCTATTGCGTGCTGAACCTGAGCCAGACCCTGTTCGGGGAGTGGTGTGTCGAACAGACCAACGGCCCATTGGGAGAGGCCGGCGGTCAACAGCGGCGCAGCTACTACACATCCCAGGAAACCGCCTTGGCCGCTGCCGAGAAGCATCGCGACCGCCAGATCAAACGCGGCTTTGTGCCGATCCCGGTGCAGTTGGGACTGTTCTAGGGCCCAGGCCCAGTCTCCGCACACCCATCAAAAAAGGGCGCCGACCTGATGCCGCCGCCCCCTTGAGGTACTGATCCACTCACCTGACCTTGAAGGGCGCGCCTACTTCACCCGGCTCCAGGTCTGTTTGGAGCAGATCAATCCACCCGCCACGCAGCCGCGCAGGGCCAGCGATTTACCGGACAGGTTCATCTTGCCGGTATAGATCTTGTTGTTCGAGGGGCGCCAGACCTTGCCCGCGTAAGAGCCATCGCCATTTGCCACCATATCGATCACCAGCGTTTTGCCGATATTGGGCGACTTATACTCGCCCTCGGCATTGAACGTCCGGCTGATCTTGCCACAGACGGCGGCACCGCAGGGCGCCATGGTGACATGCGCATATGAGCCGTCATCAGGCTGGGTTTTCCAGGTACCCAGCACCGGATCAGCCGAGGCCATGCCCGCCAGACCCAATGCACAGGCGATACCAAGTGCCAGTTTTTTCATGTGTCATCCTCCCTTTTGCAGCCAGTCTGGCCGCCAAGGGGCAATTCAGGCAAGCTTGACCTCGGGTCGCGTTGCAATCCGGCGCGGCCTTGTGCAAAAGAGGCCAGCTTAGTTTTATGAAGGACCGGCCGGATGATCCTCTACCCCGCAATCGACCTCAAGGATGGCCAGGCCGTTCGCCTGTTGCATGGCGATATGGAGAAGACCACGGTCTTCAACGACGACCCGGCAGCCCAGGCGCTGGAGTTTGTCGAGGCAGGCTGCGACTGGCTGCATCTCGTGGATCTGAACGGGGCCTTTGCGGGTGAGCCGGTCAATGCCGCGCCGGTCGAAGAGATCCTGAAGCGCTGCAAGGTCCCCGCCCAGCTGGGCGGCGGCATTCGCGACATGGCCACCATCGAACGCTGGATCGACAAAGGTCTGGCGCGGGTGATCCTCGGCACCGTCGCGGTGGAGAACCCCGATCTGGTCCGCGAAGCGGCGCGCGCCTTCCCCGGCAAGGTCGCCGTCGGCATTGATGCCCGCAATGGCCGCGTCGCCACCAAGGGCTGGGCCGAAGAGACCGATGTCATGGTGACCGATCTGGCAAAATCTTTTGAGGATGCCGGTGTGGCCGCGATTATCTACACTGATATTCTGCGCGATGGCGCCATGAAAGGTCCGAACGTTGAGGCCACAGCCGCGCTGGCCAATGCCGTGAGCATTCCGGTGATTGCCTCGGGCGGTGTTTCTTCGCTGGACGATCTGCGGGCGCTCAAGTCCTGCGGCGCGCCTTTGAATGGCGCCATCTCCGGTCGCGCGCTTTATGATGGCGCGATCGACCTTGCCGAGGCGCTGAAGATCCTCAAGAGCTGATCGCCCCTCTTCTGGCTGGAAATATCCCCGGGGTGAATGGGCCGGAGGCCCAGAGGGGGCAGCGCCCCCTCCGCCTGTGCTGAAACCGCCCGCGTTACTTGACCGCGGCACTCGTCAGCTTGCCAAGCGCGCCCTGCATCTTGGCAACAGCCTCCGCATCGGCGGGAACACCCAACCCTGAGAGCATCTCAGCCGGATCTTCATAGGTCAGCCAGACCTGCCCCTCCGCGTCCTGATACGCGAGGATTTTCAGGGGCAGGAACAACCCCGCGCGCGGATCCGCCTGCATCACCGGGGTGCCCAGTTTCGGATTGCCAAAGATCAGCAGCTGCGCGTCACCAAGGGACAGATCCACCTTCTGCGCCCCGGCGGCGTGATCCACACGGGCAAATACCGTGGCGCCTGCCCCCTCAACCGCGGCCTGCAGCGCATCCATGGTCTCAGCCACGGGTTTTTGGCTTGGTATTTTGATCAGGTCAGCAGCGGCAGGAAAGGCAGACATAACAGCAATAGCTCCGGCGAGGGCAAGGGATTTGATCATAACGGCAGCTCCGAATTTGGGAAGGAATGCGCTAAGAACAAGCCAGCACAGCTCTGTGTACAATTCACATTTTTGGCATCGGCAAACCCGTGCCACAGGGCCGGGTCCAACCATTTGCCCACAGTAAGCTCAGTCAGAAATGGCGCCGAGGCCGGCGCCCCGGCCCCTGCGGCACCGCGCCCGCTTCCCATCTGTCGCAAATTTACGTTTATTGCGCCGCAATAGTGCCGTTGATCTCCCCGGTGCGAAGACAGAAATGGAATTCAGCCCATGCCCCGCGTCCGCAAGACCCGCCTCCCCGACAGTGCCCGTTTGTGGCAGATGGTCTCGCCCGGCGATTTCGTCGATGGCTATGCGGTCGAAAGCCCGCTGTCCCCGCGGGAAGCTGCCGATATTGGCCTGTCGATGCCGGGATGGGCCTCCGCGCTTTTGCGCCTGCGCAACGCGATTGTGCGCCCGTTAGGACTGAAAACCGAGGTGAGTGACACCGGCGAAGGCGCGATCTTTCCCGTCACCTTTGAGGACAATCGCGAATTGATCTTGGGCGCAGATGACAGTCATCTGGATTTCCGCATCACCGTTTTACGCCACGACGGGCAGATTTACATGGCCACCTGGGTTCATCGGCATAACCTTCTGGGGCGGATCTATCTAGCGCTGGTGATGCCGTTTCATATCCTGATTGTCCGGGACAGCATGCGCCGCATCGCGCGGCACAGCCCCGCGATTGCATCCCAACCACCCGCGCAGTAAGACAGGGCCATCCGCAGCGGCAAAGGGATCCTCCATGCTGAAAACCCGCATTATCCCCTGTCTCGACGTGGCCGATGGCCGCGTGGTCAAAGGAGTGAACTTCGTTGGCCTGCGCGACGCTGGCGATCCCGTTGAAGCGGCCAAAGCCTATGATGCGGCCGGCGCGGACGAGATCTGCTTTCTCGACATTCATGCGACCCATGAAAACCGTGGCACCATGTTCGATATGGTGCGGCGCACTGCGGAACAGTGTTTTGTGCCGCTCACCGTTGGCGGCGGGGTCCGCACCAGGGAAGATGTGCGTGCCTTGCTCTTGGCCGGGGCCGATAAGGTCTCGTTCAATTCCGCAGCGGTAGCCAACCCGGATGTCATTCGCGAGGCTGCGGACCAGTTCGGCAGCCAGTGCATCGTCTGCGCCATTGACGCCAAAATGGTGGCGCCTGGCAAATGGGAAATCTTCACCCATGGCGGTCGCCGCGAAACCGGCATTGATGCGGTTGAATTTGCCCAGCTTGTGGTGGCCAAAGGTGCGGGAGAGATCCTGCTGACCTCAATGGACCGCGACGGCACCAAATCAGGCTTCAACCTGCCGCTGACCCGCGCGATATCCGATGCCGTTGATGTGCCGGTGATCGCCTCCGGTGGCGTGGGCACGCTGGATCATCTGGCGGAAGGCGTCACCAAAGGCGGTGCCAGCGCGGTTCTGGCGGCCTCCATTTTTCACTTTGGCGAATTCACTGTGCAGGAAGCCAAACAACATATGGCCGCTGCTGGTATTCCGATGAGGCTGACATGACCCTGCTGCACGATCTTGAGAGCACCATACTGTCCCGCAAAGGGGCTGACCCGGACAGCAGCTGGACCGCCAAACTGCTCGACAAGGGGCCTGAAAAATGTGCCGAGAAATTCGGCGAGGAAGCCATTGAAGCCATCATTGAGGCTGTGAAGGACAACAAGACCGGGCTCGCCTCCGAAGGCGCGGATGTGCTCTATCACTTTCTGGTGATGCTGGCGGCGCGTGATGTGGCACTAGACGATGTGCTTCAAGTGCTGGCCGATCGTCAGGGTCTGAGCGGCATTGCCGAGAAGGCCGCCCGGCCCAAGGGCTGAAGACCGAACCGCACCGCGTAGCGGTGCCACCCCCAACTGTGAAAGACGCCCAATGGGCGGCTGAAACGGGCGGGAGCGCCCCGCCTTCTGCAGTGGATAGCACTCCCGACGACAAATCTCAGATGCAAGCGTCAAAGCTTTGACGAAATGATCCCGGTGGCAAATCCGCCCATGCGCAGCTCTCCGAACAGGCGCTGATATTCGATCTTCGGGCAGCGGTTCTGGATCACTGTGACACCGCGCGCCTCCGCTTTTGCGGCGGCCTCGGCATGCTCTACGCCGATCTGCATCCAGATCGTCTGCACCCCTTCGCAGACCTCCAGCGCCTCCTCCACGATGGCGGGCACCGCCTCGGAGCGGCGAAAGATGTCGACCATATCGACCGGCTCGCGAATATCGCTGAGGCTGGCATGAATGGTTTGACCAAACAGGGACTTCCCCGCATGGCCCGGGTTCACCGGCAGCACGCGATAGCCCTTGAGGCCGAGATACCGCGCCACGTAGTAGCTGGGACGGACCGAATTCGTGGAGACGCCAACCACCGCGATGGTTTTGGTGCGTGTCAGCACATCTTTCAGATGCTGGTCGGTATATTCTGGCATCGCTCCCCCGTCTGCGCTGGTCTCACATCGCCCTGCCAAAGTCGTCTGATGAGCGTTGCGTCAATCCTGACCGTATCGTTTGGCGCATTGCGTGCAAGGTCAATTGCGCTCTGCTGCCCTGTCAGAAATCGCACGTTCCCGACAGCGCAAGAAAAAAGCGCCCGGGATCAAGCCCGGGCGCAAGGTATGGAACGAGGGACAGTGAAAAAGATCTGCGAAGGTTCCAATTCGCAGTCTGATAATAATATGGGGTGGGCTGTCGATTTTGAAAGGGAACCTCTCAAATTCGTGACATTTCTCTCGTGCGGCCAGTCACATAGGGATCTGCAAGAAACGCAATTCCGAGCCGACAGCTCTTACAACAGCTCGGTGCTTGCCGATCACTTCCGCAGGATCTTGGGCCAGCGCCCTTCGGCGGCGGAAATCAGCGCCTGCCGCTCGGCCTGCCAGGCGGCCAGCGCAGTTGGATTGTTCAGCAGATAGAGCCGACCGTCAGCAATCACCCAGAGCGCCGGATTGCCGGGCGCCAGATATCCTTTGGAGAGCGCATAAGCGCAATAGCCCCCAAATCGGGGCGCATAGGCACGGGGATTGAGCTCAAACCGCTCCTGATTCTGCGAGGTGGCAAAGCGCCAGACGGCCCCATGCCACAGGATCGCATGAGTCTGCTGGCCCAGCACGGCCGTCCCGTCTTGAAAAAACGCCACCACATCATGGCCACCAACGGCCACCCCTCTCGGTGCGGAAACCAGCGCTGGGTCGGCGCGGGCCGTTTCAGGTGTCAGCACCGCCGCCAATGCAACCACACTGCCGACCCCCAGCACGGCCATTGTAGACCTGACAAATGCAGCCAGACGCCGGACGATCCCTTCCCGCACGCGCGGAATGCGCGGCGTCGAGATCGGGCGGTATTTCTGACTGGGCATGGCAGAGCGGCGGGTCACGGGCAGGCGGTGTCCTTCATGGAGTGGTTCAGTTTTAGGGCGCAGACGGGCACATGCCCGCGACGGTGTCACGATAAGTCTGCCCGGTAGACCGGCACCTGCAAAGAGAGGATACGCATTTGTGATAGACCTGTGAGGGTGCTCTGACATTGTCAGGAGAGCGCCTCACAGGCCTGATCAGGGTCGCTGGCACAGATTAGCGTGGCAGCGAAGCGTAGAGCGCAATCGCCGCCGCATTGGAGACATTCAGCGAGCCAAAGCCACCGGCGGCATCAATCTTGACCAGATGATCTACGGTTTCCTTCGTCTTTTGACGCAGGCCCGGCCCTTCTGCCCCGAGGACCAGAGCAACCGGATCCCCCTTGCGCCCGTCCAGAACTGTTTCGATGGTTTGCTCCGCCTCGCCATCAAGGCCCAGCACCAGAAAGCCCATCCGTTGCAGTTCGACGATTGTGTCCGCAAGGTTGCGCATCCGCAGATAAGGTTGCCGCTCCAGCGCACCGCTCGCGGTTTTAGCAAGCGCTCCGGTCTCTGGCGCGGAGTTGTGTCGCGTGCCAATGACCGCGCTGGCGCCCAGCACCTCTGCCGAGCGCAGGATTGCGCCAACGTTGTGGGGATCCGTCACCCGGTCCAGCAGCAATACGCGCGGAACCTCCGCGCCGATGCAGTTCTCGTCCAACCCGCCCCAGTTCAGCGGCTTCACTTCGAGAGCGGCGCCCTGATGGACCGACTGCTTGTCAATCGGCGGGTTGAATTTGCGCGGGTCAATCACCTCAGCCTCAACCCCCGACTGGGCTATGGCATCGGCCAGCTTTGCCTCGGCGTTCTGGGTCACCATCAAACGCAGTTTTTCACGCTCAGGATTGAGCAGCGCATCGCGCACCGCATGCAGGCCAAACAGCCATACGGTCTCCGCGGAAGCCGCCTTCTTGGCCTGCTCTTTTTCGACGACCCACTTGGGTTTTTTGGACATATTGCTCTCCAGCAGAAAGAAATCAGGACCCGCGTGAAAAACTTGCGTTTTTCCGGTTGACGCCCCTTTGGCCTGCTTGTAATCACGCCTCCACATCAGGTGCAACACGCAACTGATTGTGGGCGACAGGCCGCAAGGTGTGGCAGGGGACTGTAACTCCCTCGCGGAGACGCACGCCTGGTTCGATTCCAGGGTCGCCCACCATCTTCTCTCTTTCAGCAGTGTGAAGCAAGAAGATGGTGGCAGCCGCCGCCGGCGAACACCTGAATTCAACCATTTGATTTATATCATTATTCCCGACTTCGCGTACCGACCGTCTGTTAGTATGGCCCCGGCTCTCTGACATTACCTACAGCACGCACACAAAAAAACCGGCGCGATATCCCGCACCGGTTTGTTAGATCAGTCGTGCGACTGCGGGGATTATCCCCCCTCCTTCGCAGCCTCTTCAACGGCGGAATGGACCCAGTTTACGAGCGCATCAAGATCCGGTTCAGCCTCCTGCGCCAACCCGTCAGAAAAGTTCTGAAACGCCTCGACATTCATCCGGTTGACGCCGGAAACCACCACCGCTCCGCGCGCCAGCGCCTCGCCGATGACGGGGCGCATTCCGCGCCCGTCCGCCTCGTGCTTGCCAAATTTATTCACCAGCAGAACCTGCGGTGCTGGATCCTGCCCCAGCGCCGCCGTGACCTGCCCCACCGCACGCTCTAGTGCTTCGGGATTCAATCGACAACCGCGTGCCTCTGGGCCGAGGGATTGCGAAATACGGATGGTTTCACCGGCCGGCAACACCCGCACATCCATGTCACACAGCGCGTTATCGTAGCATTCAGTATTGGTCTGGACGATCCCGGCCAGTCGCAGCCCATCGGCTTGCAGCCGCTCGGCAAGAGCAGTCAGCAGTTTGTCGGTGGCGCCGCGTTCCTGGGTCATGACATAGGACAGATGCATCGTGGCCTCTTATTCGATGGTTTCGGGCCAAAGGCTAGCGCCAAACCTGCACGACGGCCAGAGGCGCAATCGTCGCGCGACCTGCGACTTTGGCCGCAGGCGTATTCAGACCCGTCGCGCCAGCATCAGCACCGGATCATAGGTAAGACGTACACCGCCCTGATGGGAAAAACGGCTGCAATAAGCGTCTTCAAACGCCTGCAGCCTGCCACGGCTCCAACCGCCGCGCGCCTGGCCGTTCACGCCGGTATCACGCAGGTGGCGCAACACCGCGCGCGGAGTGTCAAACCTGAGGACGATCGGCGCCTGTCGCAGTTCGATCAGCTGCAGACCTTGAGGCAGCACCCCCGCCCATTGGTGATGATCCATATAGTTTGGTGCTGCAGCGTCAGAGCCGAGCGCGACCAATTCGTTAAAATGCGCCGAGCCGAAACCGGAGAGCGCAAGCCAGCCACCGGGGCACAGCGCGGCCTCAAATCGGCGCAGCAGGCCTGGCAGGTCGCTGACCCACTGCACAACAGAAGCCGCTGCGATCAGGTCTAGCCGCTCGGGCAGGCAGATGTCCTCAATCCGGCCTGGCACAAAACTTGCGGATTGGCCGTGGTCTTTCAGGATTGGCAACAGCCCGGCCTCCGCCTCAGGCACCAGATCGTTGAGCGTGAGGCGCGCGACCGAGAGATCCTGCAGCAGCGCGGCGGTCAGATGGCCGGTCCCGGCCCCAAATTCAAACAGATGCGAAAACGGTGTCTGACCCACGTGTTTGGCCAAAAGCGCCGAAAGTTCGGCGGCAATCTGCGCCTGCGCAGACGCCGCACCGTGATAGCTGCCAAGCCCCCGGCGAAAGGCGCGCGCCACGCGGGCAGCATCAACAGCTGGGTGTGTGAGGTCCTTCATGAGATCAGGGCCTGCCAGCTGTCGAAGTGATCAAAGGGAGCATGGGCCACTGTGGGCAGCTCCCGTATTGTCGTGCCTTCCCAGGCCCGGTGCTGATTGGCCGACGGAAAAATTCGATCCCGCCCAGAAATCCAGGCCTGATCGAAGACGACGGCGGGGGCCGCGCCGCGCGCGGCAACCGCATGCAGTTCAGCGCGGCGGGCATCTATGTCGATCACCCGAGGGGGTTGCGGCGCATTGAAGGTCCGGCGCAGGAATTGCACAAAGCTCGCCTCGCTCAACCCTTCCGCCGTTTTGGCCATCACGTCTGGCGGGATACCGTGCGCCGCATCCACCGGCGCAAGGGTTCCGTTGACTGCAACCTTGCGGTCAAAGGGATCGGCGTGCCCCTCCTGCCAATGAGCATAGGCTGCAACGCCAAAGGACCACGCCAGCAGGGTGACATGGTCGCAACCGCTGAGATCCGGCAGATCCGTATCAAGGTTGCGGTAGTCGCTTACAAACAGGACGTCCTGAGGGCCTTTAAGATGATCAAACACATCCGGCCCCACGGCCCAGCCGCCAAAGACCACGATGGCCTCGGCTGCATTGGTCTGCTTGAGCCAGCGGAACTCCATGACTTACAGCTCCTGCCCCAGCCGAAGCATGCCTGCGCTGATCTGGCTCAGCTGATCCGGCGTCGTGATGAAGGGCGGCATCGTGTAGATGTTGGTACCAAACGGGCGCAGGAACACGCCCATTTCATGCGCCCGCGCATGCGCTTCGTCCGCCGATACCCGGTGTGTCATTTCAATGACGCCAATGGCGCCCAAGACCCGCACATCCGCCACATTCGGCAGGTCACGCGCCGGGGCCAGTTCCGCCGCCATCTGCTCACCAATGGCCGCCACCGTCCCGCGCCAGTCCTCCCCAGTCAGCAAGTCCAGCGAGGCCTTGGCCGCAGCACAGGCCAGCGGGTTGGCCATATAGGTCGGCCCGTGCATGAACAGGCCGGGATTGCCGCCGCCGATACCTTCGGCCACGCGGTCATTGGTCATGGTGCAGGCAAAGGAGATATGCCCGCCGGTCAACCCTTTGCCGAGGCAGATTATGTCGGGCTCCACGGAGCAGAAACCGGTGGCAAACAGCTCGCCGGTACGGCCAAAACCGGTGGCGATTTCGTCGAAGATCAGCAGGACACCCAGCTCATCACACAGTGCGCGCGCTTGGTTCAGATACTCCGGGTGATAGAAATACATCCCGCCTGTGCCCTGCACCACGGGCTCCAGGATAAACGCGGCGATCTTGCCGGCGTTGGCCTCCAACACCGCGCGCAATTCCCCCAATCCGTTCTGCGCCGGGTCGTCCACCCACTCCTCATGGATGCGGATCGGCGGGCGGGAGACGAAATGCTGCACGCTCAGCGCGCCCTGGAACAGGTGATGCATGCCGGTGTCCGGGTCGCAGACGCTCATCGCCTTCCAGGTGTCGCCATGATAGCCGGAGCGGATGGTGGCAAACTCCTGGCGGTCCGGCTGGCCGATCGCGTGCTGATACTGCACCGCCATTTTCAT encodes the following:
- a CDS encoding YHS domain-containing (seleno)protein, encoding MTRRSAMPSQKYRPISTPRIPRVREGIVRRLAAFVRSTMAVLGVGSVVALAAVLTPETARADPALVSAPRGVAVGGHDVVAFFQDGTAVLGQQTHAILWHGAVWRFATSQNQERFELNPRAYAPRFGGYCAYALSKGYLAPGNPALWVIADGRLYLLNNPTALAAWQAERQALISAAEGRWPKILRK
- the rlmB gene encoding 23S rRNA (guanosine(2251)-2'-O)-methyltransferase RlmB, whose amino-acid sequence is MSKKPKWVVEKEQAKKAASAETVWLFGLHAVRDALLNPEREKLRLMVTQNAEAKLADAIAQSGVEAEVIDPRKFNPPIDKQSVHQGAALEVKPLNWGGLDENCIGAEVPRVLLLDRVTDPHNVGAILRSAEVLGASAVIGTRHNSAPETGALAKTASGALERQPYLRMRNLADTIVELQRMGFLVLGLDGEAEQTIETVLDGRKGDPVALVLGAEGPGLRQKTKETVDHLVKIDAAGGFGSLNVSNAAAIALYASLPR
- a CDS encoding DUF2478 domain-containing protein, which translates into the protein MHLSYVMTQERGATDKLLTALAERLQADGLRLAGIVQTNTECYDNALCDMDVRVLPAGETIRISQSLGPEARGCRLNPEALERAVGQVTAALGQDPAPQVLLVNKFGKHEADGRGMRPVIGEALARGAVVVSGVNRMNVEAFQNFSDGLAQEAEPDLDALVNWVHSAVEEAAKEGG
- a CDS encoding methyltransferase, with product MKDLTHPAVDAARVARAFRRGLGSYHGAASAQAQIAAELSALLAKHVGQTPFSHLFEFGAGTGHLTAALLQDLSVARLTLNDLVPEAEAGLLPILKDHGQSASFVPGRIEDICLPERLDLIAAASVVQWVSDLPGLLRRFEAALCPGGWLALSGFGSAHFNELVALGSDAAAPNYMDHHQWAGVLPQGLQLIELRQAPIVLRFDTPRAVLRHLRDTGVNGQARGGWSRGRLQAFEDAYCSRFSHQGGVRLTYDPVLMLARRV
- a CDS encoding pimeloyl-ACP methyl esterase BioG family protein, translating into MEFRWLKQTNAAEAIVVFGGWAVGPDVFDHLKGPQDVLFVSDYRNLDTDLPDLSGCDHVTLLAWSFGVAAYAHWQEGHADPFDRKVAVNGTLAPVDAAHGIPPDVMAKTAEGLSEASFVQFLRRTFNAPQPPRVIDIDARRAELHAVAARGAAPAVVFDQAWISGRDRIFPSANQHRAWEGTTIRELPTVAHAPFDHFDSWQALIS
- the bioA gene encoding adenosylmethionine--8-amino-7-oxononanoate transaminase → MSAADLTPLEFDQLHLWHPYTNVANPGPTFVVKESEGVHITLDDGTRLIDAMSSWWCMMHGHKNPAITKAIHDQLDTLPHVMFGGLTHDPAIDLGRKLLEITPESLTRIFYCDSGSVSVEVAMKMAVQYQHAIGQPDRQEFATIRSGYHGDTWKAMSVCDPDTGMHHLFQGALSVQHFVSRPPIRIHEEWVDDPAQNGLGELRAVLEANAGKIAAFILEPVVQGTGGMYFYHPEYLNQARALCDELGVLLIFDEIATGFGRTGELFATGFCSVEPDIICLGKGLTGGHISFACTMTNDRVAEGIGGGNPGLFMHGPTYMANPLACAAAKASLDLLTGEDWRGTVAAIGEQMAAELAPARDLPNVADVRVLGAIGVIEMTHRVSADEAHARAHEMGVFLRPFGTNIYTMPPFITTPDQLSQISAGMLRLGQEL